DNA from Pseudoalteromonas sp. MEBiC 03607:
CCCCGCGGTGCTGGCGATTTCAGGCTCAACCTGCTCGGTTTCGATGCTGAAACTAGCTGGCTCAGGAACGAGATAGCCAATATCTTCAAGAAATGCTTGATAGTTAGCTGCATCCCATACCGGTTGCTGCTTGTGATAGTCATCAATCTTGGCTTGTAGTTGTTCGCGTTTTTCTAAAAGGGCGCGATTGATTGGCGTTAATTCATTGACGATATCAGCAAAACCTTGCCAAAAAGTATCTGTGCTAATGCCAGTTCCTGGTAGAAGTTGCTGTTCAACAAACTGTGCAAGTTGTTGATCAACGCTTAAACCGTTAAGTGAGAGAGTGGTCATAATAATGTCCTTTAAACGAGCGTAATTTGATCATTCATGGTTCAACCATATCGTAAAAAAGGCTAATAAGCAGGCTATTTACCATTCACTAAAAATATAGTGGCAATAACAACTATAAATTTACTAAATCCAAAAAATCCGCCTAATGTTGAATTAAGCGCTACGAAGCAAACGCCAGTAGCCACTCTCACTAACAAAAAATAGATAACCCGTTCGAAGGACTTTTATTATGACAACATATCAACGCGAAACCGATAACCTAGCTACTTTATGTCAAACACAAGGCAAAACGTGGCAGTCAATCAACCCTGAATACGCAAGCCGTATGCGCTTACAAAACCGTTTTCGTACGGGTCTAGACATTGCTCAATACACTGCAGACATTATGCGTGCAGACATGGCAGCTTACGATGCTGACCACAGCCAATACACACAATCATTAGGTTGTTGGCATGGTTTCACTGCACAGCAAATGATGATGGCAATTAAACGTCATAACAAAACAACCAAACGTAGCTATGTATACCTAAGTGGCTGGATGGTTGCGGCACTTCGCTCTGAGTTTGGTCCATTACCTGACCAAAGTATGCATGAAAAAACATCTGTTCCAGCGCTAATCGAAGAAATCTACACTTTCTTAAAGCAAGCTGATGCACGTGAGCTTGACCACCTTTACAAAGACCTAGACGAAGCGAAAGCAAACGGCGGTGACGTTCAAGCTGTGCTAGATAAAATTGATAACTTCGAAAGCCATGTTGTGCCAATTATTGCTGATATCGATGCGGGTTTCGGTAACGAAGAGGCAACTTACCTACTGGCTAAAAAGATGATTGAAGCGGGTGCATGTGCTATCCAAATCGAGAACCAAGTATCTGACGCAAAACAATGTGGTCACCAAGCAGGTAAAGTAACTGTACCGCATGAAGATTTCTTAGCAAAAATTAACGCAGTTCGTTACGCATTCTTAGAGCTGGGTATTGATAACGGCATTATCGTTGCTCGTACAGACTCATTAGGTGCAAGCCTTACTCAAAAAGTGCCTGTATCTAAAACACCTGGCGACCTTGCTAGCCAATACACGTCGTTCCTTGAAACAACACCAGTAAACAGTGTTGATGACTTAAACGAGGGCGACACAGCAATGAAGCTTAATGGCCAGCTTTGCAAACCAACACGTTTAGATAATGGTTTATACCAGTTCCGTGAAGGCACAGAGAAAGACCGCGTAGTTCTAGACTGTGTAACTAGCTTACAATCAGGCGCTGACTTACTGTGGATTGAAACAGAAAAACCAAACGTTAAACAAATCGCTGAGCTTGTTAACCGCGTTAAAGAGCAAGTACCTAATGCTAAGCTGGTATACAACAACTCTCCGTCGTTCAACTGGACACTTAAATTCCGTGAGCAAGTATATGCTGAGTGGCAAGAGCAAGGTAAAGACTTATCAGCTTACCCAAGCATCGATGACAATAAGGCATTAATGGCACCAGAAATGGATGACACAGAGCTTGCAGCGGCAGCAGACGTACTTGTGCAAAACTTCCAAAAAGATGGTGCACGTGAAGCGGGTATTTTCCACCACTTAATCACGCTACCAACTTACCATACAGCGGCGCTAAGCACTGATATTCTATCAGAAGGCTATTTCGGCAACCTAGGCATGCTAGCGTATGTTCGCGACGTACAACGTCAAGAAATTCGCCGTGAGCAAGCATCAGTGAAACACCAAGACCTAGCAGGTTCTAACATTGGTGATACTCATAAAGAGTACTTCTCTGGTGAAAATGCGCTTAAAGCCGGTGGTGAAGCAAATACTATGAACCAGTTCTAACCAAGTTGTAATTTCCTTTATAGCTATTCAATAATGTTGTTAGGGGCCTTCGGGCCCTTTTTCACATTTTAGCTATCAGCTTTCAGCCGTCAGCCATCAGACTCGCATCTCTCACCTTGCACCTCGCATCTCGAACCTCGAACCTCGCATCTCGGATCACTCTTTAACTAAGTCTTGGATCAGCCATTTACTAGCTTTATAAAAATACAGATCACGCATTTACCAGCCTAAAAATTTTAGATCAGGATTTAACTAGCTCCGCCTTATAAGCCTTAATTTAGGGGTTGTTGCCTGATTACTGACTCTAGAATCGCTAAAATTGGCTCATATAAACGGCAATATACTGCTGTTTTGTAAACTCTATCGATTTATAAACCGAATTTTTATCAACTCACGTCATTGATAAACCGATTTTTTACCAACTCAGCACCCTTACAAACCAAAATTTTACTAACTGAAGCTAGGTTTCTAGCGGCACAAACCGATTTTTTACTAACTCAAGTTACTGATTTTGTCTATAAACCGATTTTTTACCAACTGCTTTTGGATTAATGTCCGATATTTAAAAAAGGTATGTAAGGAGTTACTCACATTTTGACTGTAAAGGGGGTTTACAAGGGGAAGCTGGAAAGGAGAAAGTTAGCAAGAGTAAAGTTAGCAAGTAGCAGCGGGGTTGCCCCGCGTTATAGTTTTATTAGATGATGTTTCGGAAATGGCGCGATATAGAATCGCGCCTTCAATGCTTTGCTAACTTGCAACTACTTACTATGTTTATCAAACCACCATTGAATATACGCGACTTTACTCATCAGGTTTGATGGGCGAGCGGTAATACCATGTGATGCATTAGGAATGCGCACCATGGCGGTATCAACACCTTGTAGCTTTAACGCTTGGTAAAACTGCTCGGTTTCAGAAATCGGCGTGCGATAGTCTGATTCACCGGTTAATAGCATAGTTGGTGTTTTTACATTGCCCACATAGCTAATAGGTGAGCGCTTCATGTAATGCTCAATATTGTCCCATGGCTTACCAGGGAACCAATAATCAGCAAAGAAAGGGTAGAAGTCAGCAGTTAGTACAAAGCTGATCCAATTGATAACAGGTTTAGCAACAACAGCTGCTGCAAAGCGGTCTGTATGACCCACAATCCAAGCTGTTAATACCCCGCCACCTGAACCGCCGGTAACGAATAGTTTGCTTTCATCAATAAAGCCTTTATTGATGACAGCATCAACACCTGTCATTAAGTCATCAAAGTCATTACTTGGGTAGTTATGATGAATTGTTTGCGCAAACTCTTTACCGTATGAGTCACTGCCGCGCGGGTTCATATAAAGTACAACATTACCTTTGGCTGCGTATAATTGTACTTCAGGGCTAAAGTGAGGACCGTAGTTTGCAACAGGACCGCCGTGGATCTCTAAAACAAGTGGGTACTTTTTGTTTTTATCAAAACCCGGTGGGTAAGCAATCCAACCTTGAATAGCCAAACCGTCGTGGCTTGATTTAACCCAAATCTCTTCAACTTTGGCAAGCTCTTTGTCGCCAAGTGCATCCTCGTTTAATTGCGTTAAACGAGCCGTTTTACCACGCTTAATTAATGCTACATCAGCTGGGCGCTGGGTATCAGCGAGTGTGAATGCAACTTCACCATCTTCACTGACATCAAAGTCACCACCTGAATACGGGCGACCAAAGGCGACACTACCAATTTTGTCGGTAATTACTTTATGTTTACCACTACGCGGTTGGTAAGCTAGATGTGTTTTACCTTCGCTATCGTAGCTAAAATAAAGACCACTGCCGCTATCATCCCATTTTATATCTTCGACACTACGATCTAAATCTGCTGTGAGTACCGAGGTTTTTCCTGATTTCAAATCTAGTAAATAAATGTCGTTGTTTTCATAGTTAGTTTTTTTGTCATCATAGCCTGTATAAGCAAGGTAACGACCATTAGGTGACACTTTTGGGCGTGAATCAGGTCCAACACGGTCAGTGATTTGTGTGATCGATAAATCACTTAAACTTAGTTTATAAACTTCTGAATTTGTTGGTTTCAGTTCATTATCTGTATGGCGATTAGCAGAAAAATAAAATGCATCACCTTTTTCGTTAAAGCTAATAGCTCCGCCGTGATCAAAATCACCAGAGCTCAATTGGCGAGCATTGCCGCCCGTTGCACTGATGATAAAAAAGTGACGGTAACCTTTTTCTGAGTAGCCACCGCCATCAGCACGATAATAGGTATCGTCAATATATTTAGCTGGCTCTGCCCACTTAGCGCCTTCAGGCTTACCTGGTAAAGACACAGGGCTTGCTGATTTTGCAGGCACAAACTGGCTAAACACCAATTGTTTGCCATCTGGCGTCCAAGTTAATCCGCCGGGGCTTTGCGTTAGGTTACTAATTTTTGCTACGTTACCGGTTTTTAACCATTTCACATAGATTTGGCTACTGCCATCACGGGTAGAAATAAACGCTAAACGCGTTTCATCTGGTGACAGCACCGGTGAGTAATCCATATGCACGCCAGACGTTAGCGGCTGCATGGTTTTACCATCTGGGTTTACTGACCAAATATTACTGACTTTACGGTCGCTTTTGATATCCATGCGATTACGCACAAAGTAAATTGTATCGCCATTTTTTGTCATTTCTATTTGGTTGGCGTATTCAAGATCAAAAACATTTTCAAGTTGAAAAGTATTGCTAGCTCCTGCATGGCTGTAAAAGCTGGCTGCTGCAAGCAGTGCTAAAGGCGTTTTAAACTTCATTTTAATTCCTTGTTAGTGAGCAGTGTTTAATCTGTTATAAAGTAACAACCATCAGAAATATAGTCCATTGCGATGAATGGAGAAATCAATAGACAGATGGTCATTTCCCTTTTATGTTGAGTACAGACACTTTTAAACGTAAGGAGCACACAATGATAGGTTACATCATGTTAGGCACAAACAACCTAGCTAAAGCAGTAAAGTATTACGATGAATTGTTCGCCACTCTAAACGCCGAGCGCTTTTTAGAAACTGACCGCTTTGTCGCATGGAGTACAGGCCAAGATAAGCCCGGTTTTGCGGTTACCAAACCTTATAACGATGAAAAAGCCACTGTAGGTAACGGCACCATGATTGCTCTGGCAGTCGAAACCCCAGCCCAAGTAGACGCCTTTTATAAAAAAGCCATAGAATTAGGTGGCACAGACGAAGGCGCCCCCGGCCCACGCGAAATGCCCGGCTTTTATGCGGGGTACTTCAGAGACCTAGACGGTAACAAACTTAATGTGTTTTGTTTTACGCATGGGTGAGGGAAGTTAGCTGTCAGCTATCAGCCGTCAGCTATCAGATTGAAAGTTAATAGGGGCTAGGCTCTAGGAAACAGGGCCTAGCTTATGTAGTCGAGGTTTTAGATAATAAAGAGTAAGTTTCACCAGCTTAGAACATTATGGCTCATTTAGACTGGTTTTCAGGTAGCTATGAGTAGAACTGTTATAGCTTTGTAAAGTATGCATGCTCAAAATTGACAAGCTTCGGTGTTTTATACACATCTAGTGATAGCAATTCATTTAAAGTAAATGTGCAGAATTATGAAAAAATTAGTGTATCTCATTGTCTCTTGCTTAGTTTGGCATTCCGTATACGCAGAAGAACCTGACGATCTTTTTGGCGCCTTGAGTGGCTTATACTGGTGTTTGAAGAAAGAAACTCCAACAAGCTTCGAGCAAATTGATTCTGCGTTTGGATTTGAATTACCAGCTAGTGCAACTAAAGCCAGTTTTGATGATTGGTATAAAAATGTAAGTTTAACCGTTGAAAACGAGGAGCTTTTAGTGACTCGGAAGTTAGATAAAACATCAAAAAAATCGACTGTTAATTGTGAATCTGTTTCAAGTACCAATTAAAACAATAGATCTCATGGTAAGCAAAGCGAGCTTTTTTAGAAAACGCGCTAAAGCACGACCTACAATTCGCAAAAAGTCGCGCGAAATAAATTTCACGCCTACAAGAAAATCGTAGGGTAATCTTAAGCTGTGATTAGAAAGCTGTTGTTCGGCGCTAAAGCACCTCCTACCTCGCATTTCGTTACTCGTTCTATCTAACCACTAACGACTTAAATCTATCGACTCTCAACCTGATGGCTGACGGCTGAAAGCTGATGGCTAGTTCCCCTACCAACTTCCGCTTATTTTCATTACACTGCTCCAATATAAAATAATTATAAAAATTGAGAATGATCATGACGTCGAAACTTTTTAAACCTCTTGCTTGTGTATTTGCACTGAGCCTTGTGGGCTGTGGTGGAGGTGAGGTGTTTACTGCCCCTGCTAGCAGTGAATTTGCCCATGGCAATGAGCTACTAAGTGCCACGGCGCTAACCGAGGATGCGAGTCACGCGTTAGTGGCAAGCCAATCTGAGGTGTGCGTTTGGGATAATCAGTTAAAAGTGCGTCTATACGATTGTATAACAGGGCAGGGCGCTGAACATGTTGAGCTTGCGGGCTTTAGCGCTAACAAATCTCGTTTTTTCATTTCAAATCGGTTATCGGTGACTTTATACGATACTCGCACAGGGCGTAGTATTGGTACTTGGCTCACCGGACAAGAAATCGCTAGAGACATCGCTATTTCAGCAGTAGGCGATACGTTGGTTATTGCTTATCGTAGCGGCAAAGCTGAGGTGATAAATACCCGCACAGGCGATACTAAGCGTTTTGATATTCATCGTTTAGATATTAATAGCGTGGCGTTATCGGCTGATGGTCAGTGGGCGTTTACCGGCTCAAGCGACAAGTACGTTAAGCTTTGGTCAACGAACGATGGCAGCACTCGCTTTGAAGAGCGTTTAGCGACTAGAGTGAATCACGTTACGTTAAATAAAACAGCGAGCTTGGGCTTTGCAATTGACTCGGTTGATGATCGTGTATTTTTTGATTTAGCCAATAAAAAAGAGCTATCTGAAGTGTCTTCATACTCTAACTTTATTGAATTCACTGCATCGCAATTTATTAATCAAGATAAATGGCTATTAACGGGCTCACCAAAAATGAAGATGCGTTTATATCGCGTTGCAGATGGTGAACTCATTGCTGAATACGAAGCTAAACAACAGCGCCAACGTACGTCAGTACTAAGTGTGGCTTACGATGGTAAGCAGCTATATTCAGAAACCAGTGACGGCCTATTGCAAGCTTGGCCTTATAAACCAAATAAAAGCTAAAACAAAAACGCCTACTTTATGTAGGCGTTTGTTTTAAATTACGATTAAATTAGTAATCAAACTTATGCTTAGAAAACAGGCTTTGTACTTGTTGCCAAACTGCACCAGGTTTACCATCGCCAACTAACTTACCATTTACTTTTACGACTGGGCCAACTTCTTTAGTGGCGCTGGTGATCCATACTTCGTCGGCATCAAGTAACTCATCTTTACTAACAATGCGCTCTTGCACTTTAAAGTCACTGTGGCTGTGTAGAATGTTGATTATTAACCAGCGGGTTATTCCCGGTAAAATTTGGTTATCAAGAGGTGGAGTACTGATCACGCCATCTTTTACGATAAACACATTACTTGAACTTGCTTCGGTAATTTCTTCTAAGCGATTAAATAGAATGGTTTCTTTGTTACCCGCTGCTGCACCATGTTGGTAATGGATCACGTTGCCAAGCAGTGCCGTTGATTTAATATGGCAACGTTGCCAGCGACGGTCTTGCTCAAGCGATACGGTGTAAGTTGTTGCGCTATCTATGTCGCTTTTTGGCTCTGCCGGAATTTCAAAAGCAAACGCAAATACGGTTGGGGTAATATTCGTTGGGTAGCCGTGGGCACGTTTAGTGTCAGCGCCGCGACTAACGTGTAAATAAATCCCTAGGTTATCACCTTGGTTTTTCTCGCATAAATCATTACAGATTTTACGCCACGTATCGGCAGTGTAATCGAGCTTAATTTCAAGCTCATTTAAACCGTTATTCATACGTTCAATATGTGCACCAAAACCAAGCATTTTGCCGTGGTATGATGGGATCACTTCATAGATACCATCGCCAAATAAGAAACCGCGATCCATTGGTGAAATCTTTGCTTCATCAGCGCCAAGGTACTCACCGTTTAGGTATACCGTGCCCATTGTTAAACCTCATTCTCTGTCGTAAAGCCGCCAAGTTGGCGAAGCCGAGTTATTAATTGTTGGCCATGCATCGCGTGCAAGCCGTCTTCGGTGAGCTCATTTTTATGGGTGACGCCATCGACACTACCGCGCTCACTTAGGTAATTTAAAATGTTGAGTGGTTCAATATCAGCCAACAAATCTGTGTTATGCCAGCGACTTAAAAAAGCAATTAGCCCGTATGCCGCCCAGTTAGATACATCGGCAAGTAAAAGCTCATCGCAAGGGGTTATACAAGGAGTAATGTTAAGTGCTTGCATATGCTGTGCAAGGTTACCCATGCCTATTTCGTTACCGCCATCACCAATCGCTATGGTGGGGCAAGGTGCTTCTGTTATAAAAAAATCAAAGCAGCCGCAATGCTCCGAAATATCAATACCGCGCATATTATAATAACGCTGATGCTCGTTAAGCCCCGGGCGTTCTATTGATAAAACACACTCAGGTTTTAGCTGCTCAAGGGCTTTAATGCTAAAAGTGCGGGCATTTTCAATACTGTTAATCGGCAACTCAAAACAGTTAAAATCGTTTTTTAGAGCACTGTAAAGGGGGTTGCCAGTAACCAATATCGGCTGTTTACCAAGCTTTTCGAGTACTTTGTAAAGTGCTATAGCACCTACCGGGCCGTCGGTTTCGAAGGTATTATTGACCGCAAAGCCAGTTCCAATCAACACGGTTCCTTGCGCGTGATGAAGAGATTTTGCCGCACGCAAATAGGTGCCAGTCTCTTGCTTGGCGTACAAGTGCTGCATACCACGTGGATTTTGCTCAACCATCATGGTTTCAATGTGTGTGCTGAGCGAGTCGTCGCTTAGGCTTGCTGACATAATGCTTTGATCTCTTGAATTAGCGCAATACCCGCTTCATTATCGCCGTGTACACAGAGGCTGTCGGCATGAAGAGCCAGTTGCTGACCGCTTCGCGTTGTCACTGTGCCATGCTCCAATAGCTGCTTTACTTGTGCGATTAATGTTGATTTATCGTGAACACTGCCTGCAAGAGAGCGTGATACGAGCTTTCCTTCATCAGTGTATTGCCGATCGGCAAACGCCTCTAATATCAGCTCGAGTTCAACCTCGTTTGCCATGGCTTGATGTTTGGCAGAAAGATTAGTTGCTAAAATCATTAACTTTAATGGCTTAGGATAACTAGCAACAGCACGCATAACGACATTTAAAATACGCTCATCGCTCATCATATCGTTATATAGCGCGCCATGAGGTTTAACATATTCAAGCGTTAAACCATGTACTGCAGCCATCCCATCAATGGCTGCAATTTGATAATAAAGACAATTGCTCAGCTCTTTGTCACTCATTGCCATAGAGCGACGTCCAAATCCCTGTTTATCAGGGTAACTTGGGTGCGCACCAATGGTAACATTATGCTGCTTGGCAAGAGCTAAGGTTGCGGCCATTACATCGGCATCTCCGGCATGAAAACCGCAGGCAATATTAGCCATATCGATATGCGGCATTACTTGCTCGTCGAGGCCCATTTTCCACATTCCAAAGCTTTCGCCAAGGTCGCAATTGAGTTTTATTGTCATATTAAAAGGCTGCCATTTTGCTGTTTGGAATATCGGTGATCAGCATATGCCCTGGGCTGTGGGTTATACAAAAGTCAGGTGCTGCATTGGCAATGGCTATTTGTGGGGTTACACCACAGGCCCAAAATACCGGTACCTCACCTTCACGAATGCTAACCTGATCGCCAAATTCAGGTTTATTAATATCCTTAATCCCAATTGCTGCAGGGTCACCAAAATGTACTGGAGCGCCATGTACCCCCGGAAAGCGACTACAAATTTGAATCGCCCGAATAGCATCGGCAGGTTTCATCGGACGCATGCTTACTACCATGTTAGCATGAAAAATCCCCGCCTTTTGACATGCGATATTTGTAAGGTACATGGGAACATTTCTTTGTTCAGTAATGTTACGAATTTCAAGTCCTGCTGCAATAAGTGCTTCTTCAAACGAGAAAGAACAACCAATTAAAAAAGTGACTAAGTCATCACGCCAATACTCGGTAATGTTAGTAACTTCTTTAATCATTTGACCATTTTTGAAAACGCGATAACGTGGTAAGTCACTACGAATATCAATATCTTCCCCAACCGTAGGCATATCGGTTACGCCTGGTAATCGACTTGTTGCAATGATTGGGCAAGCTTTCGGATTTGCCTGACTAAATTGCAAAAAATCAAACGCGTATTGCTTGGGTAAAATGACCAAATTTGCCTGTACGAACCCTGGCGCAAAGCCAGATGTATTTCCGCTGTAGTCGCCCCCTCTCACTATTTTACGAATAGCGGCAGGGGTGGTTAATGATGCATCTTTTTGCATGTGTCTCTCCTTGAAATTAACACTCAACTGATGCTGCTACAATAGCACTCAGTTTAAGCCATTAACAGTTACTGGTAGTTGTCCATTTGCAGAGGCCTTACCCATCAGCACTTTTGCAAGTGCAGTAAACGCAGGGCCAGCAATCTTTTCTTCGGTGTCTATATCAATATTGTAAGCATAAGTGGCAAGAACTGCATCGGCAAATTTGCCAAATTGTGAAATATCGTATGGAGCTCGTAAGCTAACAAAAACAGTTTTCTTGTTCGCTAGCTTAGCTTGCTTTAGTAATGACTCTAGTGCTGCTGATTGATCTGCCTTAGCGATAGCAAATTCAGGATTATCAGCTAAATCATCCATTCCGCCTACTTCAACAGCACTTTGTTTTGGTGATGCATTTGCAGCAATGATCACATCGGCCTCATTCATTTCTTTTAAGGTCGAAATTGGCTCGTAGCCTTGTAAGCTAGTGCAGCTAAAGCTTAGTAGTGTATTAGTGTTATCAAGCAGTGCTTGTTGTAGGGCAAAACATTTGCGCGTATCAGGCATGATGATATGTACTTTTGTACCTGATTTAATGTTCAGTGGCAGTGTGTTGTTCTCGTTTTTTACTTCGGTGATAGCTGCAAGGGCTAACTCAGCCTCTACTTTTCTGTGACTTTGGTCACCCAGTAAAAGCTGTGCTTTTTTGATGGCTGCTTCATCATCAAGCTTTGTTGTGAGCTTAAACTTTTCTTTAAGCTTTAAAATACGTGTTGCAGAAGCTGTGATCTCATCGGCGTTTAAAGTACCGTGCTGAACTTCTTCCTCTAATCGGTCTATAAGAGCTTCAAGTACCTCTAAATCTTTTGGACTTCTGATTTCGATTGGCATAAGGGCAATATCAACACCTGCAGCGAAGGTATTTACAACCGCTTCGATTGGCTCAAAGAAGTGGCTGATACCAGCCATGTCTAGTGCATCTGTGATCACAACACCTTGATAACCAAGCTCATCACGTAGTAAATCAGTGATGATTTTACGCGACATGGTCGCTGGCTTGATCATGGTTTTCCCTTCTTTACTAACAAAGGTGCTGTCATCTAGGGCTGGGTATTGGATATGCGCAGTCATAATCATACCCGGTTGCTGATTTTTAATTATGTCTTTAAACGGCGGTAAGTCTTGCTGCCAAATAGTCTCTTTGTCATGCATTACTTTTGGCAGGCCAGTATGACTATCGACGTTTGTATCACCATGACCCGGAAAGTGCTTTAACGATGAAATAACGCCATTATTTTCAAACCCTGCCACTTGTGCGCCACCTAGTTTTGCAACCAACTGCGGATCTTCGCCGTATGAGCGCACGTTAATAACTGGGTTATCTGGGTTCATGTTCACATCAACTGTTGGCGCATAGTTAACATTTACACCAAGTGCCAACAGCTCTTCTGCTATTATACGGGCAGACTCTGTTGCGAAGTGTGTACCGTGTTCTTTATAAGTTGCGCCAATCGACATATTACCGGTAAATGAAGTGCCAACATCACGTGGTATACGAGCTACGCGGCCACCTTCTTGGTCTATTGAAATAAATAGCGGTAAGCCAAGTTCAGACTTTGCAGCAGCTTGTTGTAAGTCGTTATTAAGTTTGATTACTTGGGGCACGGTATCGATATTTTCAGCAAATAAAATAACACCACCAATGTTGTGTTTGCTGATGATATTAGCTAAATCAGCAGGTAAGCGGGTGACTGGCGTTCGACATTTTTGCTCGCCGGTGTCTTGCTCACAGTAATAGCGCAAGTCGAGCATCAGCTTTTGCCCTAACTGTTGTTTTAAAGTTAACGCAGATTCAGCAAATGATGATTGTAATGGCATGAAACACCCTAATCCGATAACCAGTGACGATAGTGCAAACTTATTTAACACAGCAAGCTCCAAAGCTAAACGCTTATTTGATTTTTAGAATAAATTATTCTTGATGTTAATGGGTTTTTAAATATAAATACAGTATTTTTTTGCTACCCTAGCGGTTTTTTTGTCTAACTGCAAAAAGCTAAGTTAGATCACCAAATAGGGCTATTAAGCTTAAATAACCAAGTCTTTATTACTGCAAAGGTGCTAGTGAATTGATAATTTATCAATTTAATTGGTCGCTTTTTAAGGCAAATTAAAGTAATAATATATTCCATAATTATCAGCGCAGATATGGCAGGCCAGGGGGCGAGATGGCTTTTACTCAATTGCACGCATTTAAACAGCAAATTACACCTTTTTTACCAGAGTCAGCATTAATAGAAGATTACTCACGTCGATATGCCTACGGCACTGATGCCAGTTTTTATCGTTTGGTGCCTGAGCTCATCGTATTGGTGAGTAACCAAAATCAAGCAAAGCATGTGATAAGTGCAGCACAACAACATAAGGTGGCTATTACCTTTCGAGCAGCTGGAACCAGTTTGTCTGGGCAAGCAATTACTGACTCAGTATTAGTGTTACTGTGTGATAGCTGGAGTCAATTTGAAGTTTTAGATGATGGTGAAGCTATTCGTCTAGAGCC
Protein-coding regions in this window:
- a CDS encoding putative hydro-lyase produces the protein MQKDASLTTPAAIRKIVRGGDYSGNTSGFAPGFVQANLVILPKQYAFDFLQFSQANPKACPIIATSRLPGVTDMPTVGEDIDIRSDLPRYRVFKNGQMIKEVTNITEYWRDDLVTFLIGCSFSFEEALIAAGLEIRNITEQRNVPMYLTNIACQKAGIFHANMVVSMRPMKPADAIRAIQICSRFPGVHGAPVHFGDPAAIGIKDINKPEFGDQVSIREGEVPVFWACGVTPQIAIANAAPDFCITHSPGHMLITDIPNSKMAAF
- a CDS encoding glycoside hydrolase family 3 protein, with translation MPLQSSFAESALTLKQQLGQKLMLDLRYYCEQDTGEQKCRTPVTRLPADLANIISKHNIGGVILFAENIDTVPQVIKLNNDLQQAAAKSELGLPLFISIDQEGGRVARIPRDVGTSFTGNMSIGATYKEHGTHFATESARIIAEELLALGVNVNYAPTVDVNMNPDNPVINVRSYGEDPQLVAKLGGAQVAGFENNGVISSLKHFPGHGDTNVDSHTGLPKVMHDKETIWQQDLPPFKDIIKNQQPGMIMTAHIQYPALDDSTFVSKEGKTMIKPATMSRKIITDLLRDELGYQGVVITDALDMAGISHFFEPIEAVVNTFAAGVDIALMPIEIRSPKDLEVLEALIDRLEEEVQHGTLNADEITASATRILKLKEKFKLTTKLDDEAAIKKAQLLLGDQSHRKVEAELALAAITEVKNENNTLPLNIKSGTKVHIIMPDTRKCFALQQALLDNTNTLLSFSCTSLQGYEPISTLKEMNEADVIIAANASPKQSAVEVGGMDDLADNPEFAIAKADQSAALESLLKQAKLANKKTVFVSLRAPYDISQFGKFADAVLATYAYNIDIDTEEKIAGPAFTALAKVLMGKASANGQLPVTVNGLN